In one Bradyrhizobium cosmicum genomic region, the following are encoded:
- a CDS encoding GlxA family transcriptional regulator: protein MPVQAVAIVVCEGVQALDVAGPMDVFSEANTFLSSADRYETVLVAAHRNPLRASNGIRMVADLTFDEAAGGFDIILVAGTPTPPEVEPERCLLEWVKELPWRSSVYGSICTGAFVLGYAGLLDDRRVTTHWQDAQALATRFPKAKVEPDLIYVRDGRLITAAGVTAGIDLGLALVGQRHGAETALKVAKRLVVVAQRQGGQSQFSPYLTAPADPESPIARIQDHVMANIGDRHTLESLAAVVGMSPRNLVRHFGQVTGTTPHDFIERARVDAARMMLEASDRPLKAIAFDCGFGSADRMRIVFSTRLGVTPVQYRASFRRVESQ, encoded by the coding sequence GTGCCGGTACAAGCTGTCGCGATCGTCGTCTGTGAGGGGGTCCAAGCCCTGGACGTCGCTGGGCCGATGGATGTGTTCAGCGAAGCGAACACGTTTCTCAGCAGCGCGGATCGCTACGAAACCGTACTGGTTGCTGCTCACCGCAATCCGCTGCGCGCGTCGAACGGCATACGCATGGTTGCCGACCTGACTTTCGATGAGGCGGCGGGCGGCTTCGACATCATTTTGGTGGCCGGAACTCCGACGCCACCGGAAGTGGAGCCCGAACGGTGCCTGCTTGAGTGGGTCAAGGAGCTGCCGTGGCGCTCGAGCGTCTATGGATCGATCTGCACAGGGGCTTTTGTGCTCGGCTATGCCGGCCTCCTCGACGATCGCCGAGTCACGACCCATTGGCAGGATGCACAGGCGCTGGCGACGAGATTCCCGAAGGCTAAAGTCGAACCGGACTTGATCTATGTGCGCGACGGACGGCTGATTACCGCGGCGGGTGTGACGGCGGGGATAGATCTGGGCCTGGCGCTCGTCGGGCAGAGGCACGGCGCGGAGACGGCGCTCAAGGTCGCCAAGCGGTTGGTGGTCGTTGCCCAGCGCCAGGGCGGACAGTCCCAGTTTAGTCCCTATCTCACGGCACCTGCCGATCCGGAATCGCCCATCGCACGCATCCAGGACCATGTGATGGCGAACATTGGGGATCGCCACACTCTGGAGTCGCTCGCCGCCGTCGTCGGCATGAGCCCCCGGAATCTGGTCCGGCATTTCGGGCAGGTGACGGGGACGACACCGCACGACTTCATCGAGCGCGCCCGCGTTGATGCCGCGCGCATGATGCTGGAAGCAAGCGATCGGCCGCTGAAGGCCATTGCCTTCGATTGCGGCTTCGGATCGGCGGACCGGATGAGGATCGTCTTCAGCACCCGTCTTGGTGTGACTCCCGTCCAATATCGCGCCAGCTTCCGGCGGGTGGAATCGCAATAG
- a CDS encoding HD domain-containing protein, which yields MSEIIAGIRVPDSAIARAATQLVRDTEDDLLYNHSRRVFLWGALTGERRGLKYDPELLYLGAMFHDMGLTEKYSSPQLRFEVDGANVAREFMESYGVPERDIEDVWTAIALHTTPGIPEHMRPTIALVTAGVEMDVLGIAYHDFTHEQRDRVCVHHPRETNFKENIIDHFASGIIKKPLTTFGNVKADVLALKDMNYVRRNFCSIILGSAWPH from the coding sequence GTGTCCGAGATCATTGCCGGCATCCGCGTACCTGACAGCGCCATCGCCCGCGCCGCCACGCAGCTTGTGCGCGATACCGAAGACGACCTGCTCTACAACCACAGTCGCCGCGTCTTCCTTTGGGGCGCGCTCACTGGCGAGCGTCGCGGCCTGAAGTATGACCCGGAGCTACTTTACCTGGGAGCGATGTTCCACGACATGGGTCTCACCGAGAAATATTCGAGCCCCCAGCTGCGCTTCGAGGTCGATGGCGCCAATGTCGCCCGAGAATTCATGGAGAGCTACGGCGTGCCGGAACGCGACATCGAGGATGTCTGGACCGCGATCGCACTCCATACCACGCCCGGAATTCCCGAGCATATGCGTCCGACCATCGCGCTGGTGACCGCGGGTGTCGAGATGGATGTGCTCGGCATCGCTTATCACGACTTCACGCATGAGCAGCGTGACCGTGTCTGCGTCCATCACCCGCGCGAGACGAACTTCAAGGAGAACATCATAGATCACTTCGCTAGCGGCATCATCAAGAAGCCCCTGACGACGTTCGGGAATGTGAAAGCTGATGTCCTGGCGCTGAAGGACATGAACTATGTCCGTCGGAACTTCTGCTCCATCATCCTTGGCTCAGCGTGGCCACACTGA
- a CDS encoding SDR family oxidoreductase, with protein sequence MTDWTTADIPSLSGKTAVVTGATGGLGYETAMALAGAGAIVILTGRSDAKGLRAIEGICERFPNALIAYEHLDLASLASVAGFARRFAASNEQLDLLVNNAGVMALPKRQQTEDGFEMQLGTNYLGHYVLTAHLLPQLRRAKGARVVNLSSLAHRSGAINFDDLQSKHSYRPWRAYCQSKLAMLMFALELQRRSLAAGWGLTSLAAHPGYARTDLISNGPGVNTFQSRVSRWLQPFISQSAAEGALPTLFAATSPAAEPGGYYGPNWFYELKGAPTAARIMSQAKDFAAAAMLWDVSATLTGVSFDEIATAA encoded by the coding sequence ATGACCGACTGGACGACGGCAGACATCCCCTCTCTCAGCGGCAAGACCGCCGTCGTGACCGGAGCGACGGGCGGCCTCGGCTACGAGACGGCGATGGCGCTGGCCGGCGCCGGTGCCATTGTCATACTCACAGGGCGCAGCGACGCAAAGGGCCTGCGGGCCATCGAGGGCATTTGCGAGCGGTTTCCCAACGCCCTGATTGCCTATGAGCATCTCGACCTCGCAAGCCTCGCCTCCGTCGCCGGTTTCGCCAGGCGCTTTGCCGCCAGCAACGAGCAACTCGACCTCCTCGTCAACAATGCCGGCGTGATGGCGCTGCCTAAACGGCAGCAGACCGAGGACGGTTTCGAGATGCAGCTCGGCACCAATTATCTTGGCCATTATGTGCTGACGGCGCACCTGCTGCCGCAGCTTCGCCGTGCAAAGGGTGCGCGCGTCGTCAATCTCTCCAGTCTCGCGCACCGCTCCGGCGCCATCAATTTCGACGATCTGCAGAGCAAGCATTCCTATCGACCGTGGCGGGCGTATTGCCAGTCGAAACTGGCGATGCTGATGTTCGCACTTGAATTGCAGCGCCGCAGCCTCGCCGCCGGCTGGGGCCTGACCAGCCTTGCCGCCCATCCCGGCTATGCGCGGACCGATCTCATTTCGAACGGGCCGGGCGTCAACACGTTCCAGTCGCGCGTGAGCCGGTGGCTGCAACCCTTCATCAGCCAGTCTGCCGCCGAAGGCGCGCTGCCCACCCTGTTCGCGGCGACCTCGCCGGCTGCAGAGCCCGGCGGTTATTACGGTCCGAACTGGTTCTACGAATTGAAGGGGGCACCCACGGCGGCGAGGATCATGTCGCAGGCGAAGGATTTTGCCGCCGCCGCCATGCTGTGGGATGTCTCGGCAACCTTGACCGGTGTATCCTTCGACGAGATCGCGACCGCCGCATGA
- a CDS encoding Maf-like protein — translation MLGRPKFVLASGSPRRLSLLNQAGIEPDALRPADVDETPKRGELPRACANRLARAKADAALKSVQLDDELRGAFILAADTVVAVGRRILPKANLVDEAAQCLRLLSGRNHRVYTAICLVTPREAFRQRLVETRVRFKRLSEDDIQAYIGSGEWRGKAGGYAVQGIAGSFVVKMVGSYTNVVGLPLYETTTLLGGEGFPIRFGWLNATAI, via the coding sequence ATGCTCGGCCGCCCCAAATTCGTACTTGCCTCCGGTTCGCCGCGACGCCTGTCGCTGCTCAACCAGGCCGGCATCGAGCCGGACGCGCTCCGGCCAGCCGACGTCGACGAGACGCCGAAGCGGGGCGAGCTGCCGCGCGCCTGCGCCAATCGCCTCGCCCGCGCCAAGGCCGACGCGGCGCTGAAATCGGTGCAGCTCGACGACGAGCTGCGGGGGGCCTTCATCCTCGCCGCCGATACGGTTGTGGCGGTCGGCCGCCGCATTCTGCCCAAGGCCAACCTCGTGGACGAGGCCGCGCAGTGCCTGCGGCTGTTGTCGGGCCGCAACCACCGGGTCTACACCGCGATCTGTCTGGTGACGCCGCGCGAGGCCTTCCGCCAGCGGCTGGTCGAGACCCGCGTCCGTTTCAAGCGCCTGTCGGAGGACGACATCCAGGCCTATATCGGTTCCGGCGAATGGCGCGGCAAAGCCGGCGGCTACGCCGTACAGGGCATCGCCGGCTCCTTCGTGGTGAAGATGGTGGGGTCCTACACCAATGTCGTCGGCCTGCCACTGTACGAGACCACGACCCTGCTCGGCGGCGAGGGGTTTCCGATTCGCTTCGGCTGGCTCAACGCCACCGCCATATGA
- a CDS encoding low molecular weight phosphatase family protein, whose amino-acid sequence MAGSPRASNPQSVLFACAMNSVRSPMAESLLRHMFPQGLYVKSAGARRGELDPFAVAVMDELGQDISAHKPQTFEELEDWEGLNFDLIITLSPEAHHKALELTRTLAADVEYWPTQDPTIIEGSRDQKLAAYRDVCDQLLMRIRKRFANAGAASG is encoded by the coding sequence ATGGCGGGTTCGCCACGCGCAAGCAATCCGCAATCGGTGCTGTTCGCCTGCGCCATGAACAGCGTGCGCTCGCCGATGGCCGAGAGCCTGTTGCGGCACATGTTTCCGCAGGGCCTCTACGTGAAGTCGGCCGGCGCGCGGCGCGGCGAGCTCGATCCATTCGCGGTCGCGGTGATGGACGAACTGGGACAAGACATCTCCGCCCACAAGCCGCAGACCTTCGAGGAACTGGAGGATTGGGAGGGGCTGAATTTCGATCTCATCATCACGCTCTCGCCGGAGGCGCACCACAAGGCGCTGGAGCTGACCCGCACGCTCGCTGCCGACGTCGAATACTGGCCGACGCAGGATCCCACCATCATCGAAGGCAGCCGCGACCAGAAGCTTGCCGCCTACCGCGACGTCTGCGACCAGCTGCTGATGCGCATCCGCAAGCGTTTTGCGAACGCGGGCGCGGCGAGCGGGTAG
- a CDS encoding cupin domain-containing protein, with the protein MRAAAVPLIAATVALGASPAIAQDREQVKVAFAHALPNVDGKKIVAVTVTYPPGGKSLPHHHAASAFIYAYVLSGAIRSQVGNDPAQVYHAGEGFYEMPGSHHSVSENASDKEPASLLAVFVVDSKDEPLTTPDKASGSQ; encoded by the coding sequence ATGCGGGCGGCGGCTGTCCCGCTGATAGCAGCTACGGTCGCTCTGGGAGCCTCGCCGGCCATCGCGCAGGATCGGGAGCAGGTGAAGGTCGCCTTCGCGCACGCGCTCCCGAATGTCGACGGAAAGAAGATAGTCGCAGTGACGGTGACCTATCCTCCCGGAGGCAAATCGCTGCCCCATCACCACGCAGCCTCGGCCTTCATCTATGCCTACGTGCTGTCCGGCGCCATCCGCAGCCAAGTCGGCAACGACCCTGCGCAGGTCTATCACGCAGGTGAGGGCTTTTATGAAATGCCCGGTTCACATCACAGCGTTAGCGAGAATGCGAGCGACAAGGAGCCCGCCAGCTTACTGGCGGTCTTCGTTGTCGATTCAAAGGACGAGCCTCTGACGACGCCAGACAAGGCATCGGGATCACAATAA
- a CDS encoding DUF2948 family protein, which produces MSPQLKLIALDADDLAVISTHVQDARVQPADIVWRQSEKRLVVGMSRLDWEQTLDGEAEPRRLVAALRFDRVLACKSRNIDLGASNEVLDLVGIEFHPQDGRDEEPGGSALLLFAQGGAIRLDVECLECELTDLGADELGAGVGIEGEG; this is translated from the coding sequence ATGTCTCCCCAGCTCAAGCTGATCGCGCTCGATGCCGATGATCTCGCCGTGATCTCGACCCATGTGCAGGACGCCCGCGTCCAGCCCGCCGATATCGTCTGGCGGCAGAGCGAGAAGCGTTTGGTGGTCGGCATGAGCCGGCTGGACTGGGAGCAGACGCTGGACGGCGAGGCCGAGCCGCGCCGGCTGGTCGCCGCGCTCCGCTTCGACCGCGTGCTCGCCTGCAAGTCGCGCAACATCGACCTCGGCGCTTCGAACGAGGTTCTGGACCTCGTCGGCATCGAGTTTCACCCCCAGGACGGCCGCGACGAAGAGCCCGGCGGGAGCGCTCTGCTGTTGTTCGCCCAGGGCGGCGCCATCCGCCTCGACGTCGAATGCCTGGAATGCGAGCTGACAGACCTCGGGGCGGACGAGCTGGGGGCGGGAGTGGGGATCGAGGGGGAAGGGTGA
- the yacG gene encoding DNA gyrase inhibitor YacG — MDDHAKKPAGPLKTCPICGKPQAEASRPFCSSRCRDVDLNRWLKGSYVIPGRDDEADGEE; from the coding sequence ATGGACGACCACGCCAAAAAGCCCGCCGGGCCCCTCAAAACCTGCCCGATCTGCGGCAAGCCGCAGGCCGAGGCCAGCCGCCCGTTCTGCTCCTCGCGCTGCCGCGACGTCGATCTGAACCGCTGGCTGAAGGGCTCCTACGTCATCCCCGGCCGCGACGACGAGGCGGATGGCGAAGAATAA
- a CDS encoding UPF0262 family protein: MTQPPEQDDSTNRIVAVTLDEESIGRSGPDIEHERAIAIYDLIEQNVFAPEGADGKGPFTLHIGITGNRLMFDIRREDGTPVVAHLLSLTPFRRIVKDYFMICDSYYQAIRTATPDKIEAIDMGRRGIHDEGSRTLQERLKGKVRVDFETSRRLFTLITVLHWKG; encoded by the coding sequence ATGACCCAGCCGCCCGAACAGGACGACTCGACCAATCGCATCGTTGCGGTCACCCTCGACGAGGAATCGATCGGCCGTTCCGGGCCCGACATCGAGCATGAGCGCGCGATCGCGATCTACGATCTGATCGAGCAGAACGTGTTCGCGCCGGAAGGCGCGGACGGGAAAGGTCCGTTCACGCTGCATATCGGCATCACCGGCAACCGCCTGATGTTCGACATCCGCCGCGAGGATGGCACGCCCGTGGTCGCGCATCTGCTCTCGCTGACGCCGTTCCGACGGATCGTGAAGGACTATTTCATGATCTGCGACAGCTACTACCAGGCGATCCGCACCGCGACGCCGGACAAGATCGAGGCCATCGACATGGGCCGCCGCGGCATCCATGACGAGGGCTCGCGCACGCTGCAGGAGCGGCTGAAGGGCAAGGTGCGGGTCGATTTCGAGACCTCGCGACGGCTGTTCACGCTCATTACCGTCCTGCACTGGAAGGGTTAG
- a CDS encoding NADP-dependent oxidoreductase — protein MTASSIVPQANEEQTHSTMMAWRVHQFGSPEVMKFERVPRPEPDPGEVLVKVAAAGVGPWDGWIRSGKSALPQPLPLTLGSDISGQIVAMGPGDTELRAGDQVFGVTNSRFIGAYAEYAVASAGMVSSKPTSLSHVEAASVPVIAVTAWQALFDHAQLKAGQTVVIHGAAGNVGSYAVQLAHLAGVQTIATVSTGDISIARSLGANTVIDYRTQRFEEEVRNADAVIDLVGGETQERSFEVLRRGGKLISAVSRPDQDLATRHGVEAAFFLVNVTSQYLTKIARFIDDGKLRTKVGAVFPLADAREAHLILERVRPQPKGKIVLDVGAR, from the coding sequence ATGACCGCTAGCAGCATTGTTCCTCAGGCTAACGAAGAGCAAACTCATTCAACAATGATGGCCTGGCGCGTGCACCAGTTTGGGTCACCCGAGGTCATGAAGTTCGAGCGCGTGCCGCGACCGGAGCCAGATCCTGGCGAGGTCCTGGTCAAAGTTGCGGCCGCTGGGGTTGGCCCATGGGATGGCTGGATCAGGTCCGGCAAGAGCGCTTTGCCGCAGCCGCTCCCCCTCACGCTGGGCTCGGATATTTCGGGTCAAATCGTCGCGATGGGACCCGGAGACACGGAACTACGTGCTGGAGATCAGGTTTTTGGTGTTACGAACTCGCGGTTTATCGGGGCCTATGCCGAGTACGCTGTGGCGTCCGCAGGGATGGTTTCGAGCAAGCCAACCTCGCTAAGCCACGTTGAAGCCGCGTCCGTCCCTGTCATTGCCGTGACGGCATGGCAGGCGTTGTTTGATCACGCCCAGCTCAAAGCAGGTCAAACCGTGGTTATTCATGGGGCGGCCGGCAACGTTGGATCCTATGCGGTTCAACTGGCCCATCTCGCAGGTGTGCAAACCATCGCAACCGTATCGACGGGCGATATTTCCATCGCGCGCAGCCTTGGCGCAAACACGGTGATCGACTACCGGACTCAGCGCTTTGAGGAAGAAGTTCGGAACGCGGACGCTGTCATTGATCTTGTGGGCGGCGAAACTCAAGAACGCTCATTCGAGGTCCTTCGTCGCGGTGGCAAGCTGATCTCCGCAGTGTCCCGCCCGGATCAGGATCTTGCAACGCGCCACGGTGTTGAAGCCGCCTTCTTTCTGGTCAACGTCACGAGCCAATATCTGACGAAGATCGCTCGCTTCATCGATGATGGCAAGCTGCGAACAAAAGTCGGGGCAGTCTTTCCCCTCGCGGACGCGCGCGAGGCTCATTTGATCCTGGAACGCGTGCGGCCTCAGCCGAAAGGAAAGATCGTACTCGACGTCGGAGCGAGGTGA
- a CDS encoding HD domain-containing protein — protein MTTRNLGQALVIPDSLLAKEATDILREHSTDLLFNHSIRVYLFAAEQGRQRNLRFDRELLYVAAAFHDLGLIEKFSSPDERFEVDGANTARQFLSTHNVAEDQVQTVWEAIALHTTPGIPKHMGPEVALLNSGVLLDVIGVGFDQFPAELREEIVARYPRTNFKEGFIQEYFAGFAHKPATTYGTVNAAICERFIPDFKSPNACDLIAASPFPDSPSHGSTS, from the coding sequence ATGACAACCCGAAATCTCGGCCAGGCTCTCGTCATTCCCGATTCCTTGCTCGCGAAAGAGGCGACAGACATCCTGCGCGAACATTCCACCGATCTGTTGTTTAATCACTCGATCCGCGTCTACCTGTTCGCGGCTGAGCAGGGTCGTCAGAGGAATCTGCGCTTCGACCGTGAACTTTTGTACGTCGCAGCCGCATTTCACGATCTCGGCCTGATCGAGAAGTTCTCGAGCCCAGATGAGCGCTTCGAGGTCGATGGCGCAAATACCGCACGGCAGTTTCTTAGCACCCACAACGTCGCTGAAGACCAGGTGCAGACCGTCTGGGAAGCAATTGCGCTGCATACCACCCCCGGCATCCCGAAGCATATGGGGCCCGAAGTGGCGCTCCTCAACTCCGGTGTGCTTCTCGATGTAATAGGGGTGGGATTCGATCAATTTCCCGCGGAGCTGCGCGAGGAAATCGTCGCCAGGTACCCGCGCACAAATTTCAAAGAAGGCTTCATTCAGGAGTATTTCGCCGGTTTTGCGCACAAGCCAGCGACCACGTATGGCACCGTCAATGCGGCCATCTGCGAGCGTTTCATCCCGGACTTCAAGAGCCCCAACGCCTGCGACTTGATCGCTGCTTCGCCTTTCCCGGACTCCCCATCGCATGGCTCAACATCATGA
- the hisD gene encoding histidinol dehydrogenase — protein MPVRLDRSSADFDQRFAAFLAAKREVSADVEAAVRAIVDDVARRGDAALLEATAKFDRLSLDASGLRVTAAEIEAAVKACDVATLDALKLARDRIETYHRRQLPKDERFTDPLGVELGWRYTAIESAGLYVPGGTAAYPSSVLMNAVPAKVAGVSRLVMVVPSPDGKLNPLVLAAARLGGVSEIYRVGGAQAVAALAHGTATIAPVAKIVGPGNAYVAAAKRLVFGKVGIDMIAGPSEVLVIADDTGNADWIAADLLAQAEHDASAQSILITDSARLAADVEKAVAAQLKTLPRAAIASASWADFGAIIMVKNMSEAIPLADAIAAEHLEIMTTDPDALAAKIRNAGAVFLGAHTPEAIGDYVGGSNHVLPTARSARFSSGLSVHDFIKRTSILKCGPDQLRALGPAAMTLGQAEGLDAHSRSIGLRLNLS, from the coding sequence ATGCCCGTTCGTCTCGACCGCAGCAGCGCCGATTTTGACCAGCGATTCGCGGCCTTCCTCGCCGCCAAGCGCGAGGTCTCGGCCGACGTCGAGGCCGCCGTGCGGGCGATCGTCGATGACGTGGCAAGGCGCGGGGACGCCGCCCTGCTCGAGGCCACGGCAAAGTTCGACCGGCTATCGCTGGATGCATCCGGCCTTCGCGTAACTGCTGCCGAGATCGAGGCCGCAGTGAAGGCTTGCGACGTCGCGACCCTGGACGCGCTGAAGCTCGCGCGCGACCGCATCGAGACCTATCATCGCCGCCAGCTTCCGAAGGACGAGCGTTTCACCGATCCGCTCGGCGTCGAGCTCGGCTGGCGCTACACCGCAATCGAATCCGCCGGCCTCTACGTGCCCGGCGGCACCGCGGCCTATCCGTCCTCCGTGCTGATGAACGCGGTGCCTGCCAAGGTCGCCGGCGTCTCGCGCCTGGTGATGGTGGTGCCGTCGCCGGACGGCAAGCTCAACCCGCTTGTGCTGGCCGCTGCCAGGCTCGGCGGCGTCAGCGAGATCTACCGCGTCGGCGGCGCGCAGGCCGTGGCCGCGCTCGCGCACGGCACCGCGACGATCGCACCGGTCGCCAAGATCGTCGGTCCCGGCAATGCCTATGTCGCCGCTGCAAAACGACTGGTGTTCGGCAAGGTCGGCATCGACATGATCGCCGGTCCGTCCGAGGTGCTGGTGATCGCCGACGACACCGGCAATGCCGACTGGATCGCCGCGGACCTCCTGGCGCAGGCCGAGCACGATGCCAGCGCGCAATCGATCCTGATCACCGATTCCGCGCGTCTTGCCGCCGATGTCGAAAAGGCTGTCGCGGCGCAGTTGAAGACGCTGCCGCGCGCCGCGATCGCCAGCGCCTCCTGGGCCGATTTCGGCGCGATCATCATGGTGAAGAACATGAGCGAGGCGATCCCGCTGGCGGATGCGATCGCCGCCGAGCATCTCGAGATCATGACGACCGATCCCGATGCGCTCGCCGCAAAGATCCGCAACGCCGGTGCGGTGTTCCTCGGTGCGCATACGCCCGAAGCGATCGGCGATTATGTCGGCGGCTCCAACCACGTGCTGCCGACGGCGCGTTCGGCGCGGTTCTCCTCAGGTCTGTCGGTGCACGACTTCATCAAGCGCACCTCCATCCTGAAATGCGGTCCGGACCAGCTGCGTGCGCTGGGCCCGGCCGCGATGACGCTCGGACAAGCGGAGGGGCTGGATGCCCATTCGCGCTCGATTGGATTGCGCCTCAACCTGTCATGA
- a CDS encoding molybdopterin-containing oxidoreductase family protein → MPSSSFVKTACPHDCPSACALEVERLSSTKIGRVRGSAENSYTSGVCCTKVSRYAERVHHPARLAQPMRRAGPKGSGEFAPISWDDALDEIADRFTRATQTYGSEAVWPYHSGGNMGVIQRWGLDRLRHAFRYSRQQTTICVTPAESGWKAGMGELRGCDPREMAEADLILMWGGNPVSTQVNAMTHIARARKRGAKLIVVDVYRTPTIAAADIAVIVRPGTDAALALGMMHVLLKEGFADEAYLARLTDFDGDVRRHIESWPPERAAQVTGVDVAQIVDIARLYGQTKRSFLRLGFGFTRSRNGAASMHAVSCLPAITGSWQHKGGGAFFLALDNWRLDTTLAHGLDMRDPHTRILDQSRIGAILTGDPVALKDGPPVAAMIMQNANSANVAPDSRKVAQGLGREDLFLCVHEQFMTPTARYADIVLPAAMFLEADDIYYGLGHTYITAGPRVLDRYQESWTNHEVVCGIARRLGSDHPSFRMSAFELIDKTLTASVRGTAAEAFSTGWVECAEPFDDAHFTNRFPTADGRFHFKPDWAEIGPNGHGKRALPDFMENYEVADDEHPFRLVAPPARTFLNTTFTEIESSRKREGAPHVIIHPEDAARQGVADAEIVQIGNRRGRLELPAKIDRSGRPGVVIVEGIWPNADFSGGLGVNQLIGDDPVPPNGGSAFHDTAVWMRRRSQQAVIENG, encoded by the coding sequence ATGCCGAGCAGCAGCTTCGTCAAGACCGCCTGCCCGCACGACTGTCCGAGCGCCTGCGCGCTGGAAGTCGAACGACTGTCATCGACCAAAATCGGACGCGTTCGCGGCAGCGCCGAGAACAGCTATACGTCAGGCGTCTGCTGCACCAAGGTGTCGCGCTATGCCGAACGCGTGCACCATCCGGCCCGGCTCGCGCAGCCGATGCGGCGCGCGGGCCCCAAGGGATCGGGTGAATTTGCACCGATCAGCTGGGACGATGCGCTCGATGAGATCGCCGACCGGTTCACCCGCGCGACCCAGACCTATGGGTCGGAAGCCGTCTGGCCCTATCATTCGGGCGGCAATATGGGCGTGATCCAGCGCTGGGGTCTCGACCGGCTGCGGCACGCCTTCCGCTATTCACGTCAGCAGACCACCATCTGCGTGACGCCGGCAGAATCGGGCTGGAAAGCCGGCATGGGCGAATTGCGTGGCTGCGACCCCCGCGAGATGGCCGAGGCCGATCTGATCCTGATGTGGGGCGGCAACCCCGTCTCCACCCAGGTCAATGCGATGACCCACATCGCACGGGCGCGCAAGCGCGGCGCGAAGCTGATCGTGGTGGACGTCTATCGGACGCCGACCATCGCTGCAGCGGATATCGCCGTCATCGTCCGCCCCGGCACTGATGCTGCCCTCGCCCTCGGCATGATGCATGTCCTCTTGAAGGAAGGATTTGCGGATGAGGCCTATCTCGCGCGCCTGACGGATTTCGACGGCGACGTGCGGCGTCACATCGAGAGCTGGCCACCGGAGCGGGCGGCGCAGGTGACCGGCGTTGATGTCGCTCAGATCGTCGACATCGCACGGCTTTACGGGCAGACCAAGCGCAGCTTCCTGCGTCTCGGCTTCGGCTTCACACGCTCGCGCAACGGCGCCGCCAGCATGCACGCGGTGTCCTGCTTGCCGGCGATCACGGGCTCCTGGCAGCACAAGGGCGGCGGCGCTTTCTTTCTCGCGCTCGACAACTGGCGCCTCGATACGACGTTGGCGCATGGCCTCGACATGCGCGATCCCCACACCCGCATACTCGACCAGTCGCGCATCGGCGCCATCCTGACCGGCGATCCGGTCGCCCTCAAGGACGGGCCGCCGGTCGCCGCGATGATCATGCAGAATGCGAACTCGGCCAATGTGGCCCCTGATAGTCGCAAGGTGGCTCAGGGGCTCGGCCGGGAAGACCTGTTCCTTTGCGTGCACGAGCAATTCATGACGCCGACCGCCCGCTATGCCGATATCGTCCTGCCGGCGGCGATGTTTCTCGAAGCGGACGACATCTACTACGGCCTTGGGCACACCTACATTACCGCGGGCCCGCGCGTTCTCGACCGCTATCAAGAGAGCTGGACCAATCACGAAGTGGTCTGTGGCATCGCTCGGCGGCTGGGATCGGATCATCCGAGCTTTCGAATGAGCGCGTTCGAGCTGATCGACAAGACGCTGACCGCGTCGGTGCGGGGAACGGCGGCGGAGGCCTTCAGCACCGGCTGGGTGGAATGCGCCGAGCCGTTCGACGATGCGCATTTCACCAATCGTTTCCCGACTGCGGACGGCAGATTCCATTTCAAGCCGGATTGGGCCGAGATCGGTCCGAACGGTCATGGCAAGCGAGCATTGCCGGACTTCATGGAGAATTATGAAGTTGCCGACGACGAGCACCCGTTCCGCCTCGTTGCGCCGCCGGCGCGCACTTTCCTCAACACCACCTTCACGGAGATCGAGAGCTCGCGGAAGCGCGAAGGTGCGCCCCACGTCATCATCCATCCCGAAGACGCCGCACGCCAAGGCGTGGCCGATGCCGAGATTGTGCAGATCGGCAACCGCCGCGGCCGGCTCGAACTGCCGGCGAAAATCGACCGGAGCGGTCGTCCCGGGGTCGTGATCGTCGAAGGAATCTGGCCGAACGCGGATTTCTCGGGAGGACTTGGCGTCAATCAGCTGATCGGCGACGATCCCGTGCCGCCGAACGGTGGAAGCGCTTTCCACGACACCGCCGTCTGGATGCGTCGGCGAAGTCAGCAGGCGGTGATCGAGAATGGATAG